The segment CCATCCGCACCCTCTACCAGGACTCCAACCGCCACCAACCGCACGCCGCCCACTACGCCCACTGGCTGCTCGGCCTGGGCGGCGAGGTCCGCACCGCCCCCACCATCCCCCAGCGCATCGTCATCGTCGACCGCACCCAGGCCCTCGTCCCGATCGACCCGGAAGACACCCGCAAAGGCGCCCTGCACGTCACCGAACCCGGCATCCTCGACGCCCTGCTCAGCCTCTACGAACAAGCCTGGAACACCGCCGTCCCACTCGGCGCCCACACCCCCGACGACCCCGCCACCGGACTCACCCCCACCGAACGCGAACTACTCCGCCTCCTCGGAACCGGCCTCACCGACGACACCGCCGCCCAACGCCTGAACATCTCAGCCCGCACCATCGGCCGCCACATGGCCTCGATCATGGAACGCCTCGGCGCCACCAGCCGCTTCGAAGCCGGCATCAAAGCCACCCAGCAGGGCTGGCTCTGACACCCGCTCCCGGCCGCCCCGGGGACCGGGGCGGCCGGGAGCGGCGGGAGCCGGACAGGGCCTAGACGAGTAGTTCCGAAGTCGGTTAGTCGGTCAGTGGTCGTAGGCGATCAACGAGCGTGTGACGGGTTGGCCGGTGGCCCGGTTGTGCCAGATCGCGCAGGTCATTGCGAGTAGCCGTTGGCCGACTCGGGCGCCGAGGCCCTCGATGGTGCGGCCGCCGTGCTGTTCGAGGCCGAGTTGGCCCTTGAGGGTGTCGTTGACGGACTCGATCAGCTGGCGGACGGACTTCAGCAGCCCTTCCCCGGGGCGTGGGGTTCGGTTGCGGTAGGACGGCCGCAGCAGCGTGATGCCGTGCTGTTCGAGGAAGCGGTCGAGTTCGGCGGAGACGTAGCCCTTGTCGGCGAGGATCAGCAGGCCGGGCCGCTCGCGGGCCAGCTCCGGTTCGGTTTCGACGAGCGCGGCCAACACCTCGCGCTCGTCGACCTTCGGACTGGCCAGGGCCCAGGTGACGGGGAGTCCGGCCGGGGTGCAGACCAGGTGCAGTTTCAGGCCCCAGAACCAGCGTGAGTGGGAGCGGCTGTAGCCGTAGCCGGCCCATCCGGCCAGGGCCGAGCGGCGTGCGGTGTCGCGGGAGCGGCCGCACTCCACGGGTGTGGAGTCGGTGATCCACACCGGGTCCGCCCACAGGTCGGTGTCCCGGGCCAGGTCGCGGATCGCCTGCTGGAGCAGCGGGCGTGCGGCGCGCAGGCGCTTGTTGTAGCCGGGCCTCTCGGGCAGGTGCGGGAACATGCCGCGCAGGCGGGCGCGGGCGAAGCGGATCCAGCGGGCCTCGGAGTGGAAGCCCAGCAGCACCTGGGCCACGGCCAGGCACACCAGTTCCGAGTCCGTCAGCCGCGGCGGGCGCCCCAACCAGCGCGTTCGGGGCAGGTGGTCATCGATCTGCACGTAGAGTGCCGTCAGGAGGGTGTCCAGCTCTTCGGTCGTCACAACCCGAAGCCTGGACACCCTCCCCGCATGTCCGAAGCAGAACAGCCAAAGACACCCGACTTCGGAACTACTCGTCTAGTGGCCGAGGGTGGTGCCGGGGGCGAAGGTGAAGCGCAGCCGGACGCCGTCCTGCTCCGGGGTCGCCTCGGCCAGGGAGAGGCCGGTCGGCAGGCCGGTCAGGCCGAACCGCTGGGGCTTCAGCAGGTCGCCGGCCAGGCCGCTCAACTTGGAGGCGGCGCCGGTGAGTTGGAGACCGTCCACGACCACCTGG is part of the Kitasatospora cineracea genome and harbors:
- a CDS encoding IS982 family transposase — protein: MTTEELDTLLTALYVQIDDHLPRTRWLGRPPRLTDSELVCLAVAQVLLGFHSEARWIRFARARLRGMFPHLPERPGYNKRLRAARPLLQQAIRDLARDTDLWADPVWITDSTPVECGRSRDTARRSALAGWAGYGYSRSHSRWFWGLKLHLVCTPAGLPVTWALASPKVDEREVLAALVETEPELARERPGLLILADKGYVSAELDRFLEQHGITLLRPSYRNRTPRPGEGLLKSVRQLIESVNDTLKGQLGLEQHGGRTIEGLGARVGQRLLAMTCAIWHNRATGQPVTRSLIAYDH